A window of Mucilaginibacter sp. PAMC 26640 contains these coding sequences:
- a CDS encoding glycosyl hydrolase, with product MKKPLLALLLLSLAVSASAQQKNIYHKGWVDFNKNGKMDVFEDPAQTIEKRVTDLLSQMTVEEKTCQMATLYGYKRVLKDEMPVERWKTEIWKDGIANIDEELNNLSSHTDDAPTQYSFPFSKHASAINTIQKWFVEETRMGIPVDFTNEGIHGLNHDRATPLPAPISIGATWDKQLVRAAGQTVGREAKALGYTNVYAPILDPARDQRWGRVVECYGEDPFHIAELGKQMVLGIQEEGVASTLKHYAVYSVPKGGRDGSARTDPHVAPREMHQIYLYPFRRVIQEAHPMGVMSSYNDWDGVPITGSYYFLTELLRQQFGFDGYVVSDSEAVEFLYSKHHVAGDYKEAVRQAVEAGLNVRTNFTMPQTFILPLRELIKENKISMKVIDSRVGDVLKVKFRLGLFDSPYVKDPKAADKLVHTAADQEMSLKMNRESMVLLKNAGELLPLDKNKYKNILVTGPLAVESNYAISRYGPSHNPVTSVLDGIKNYVGKNAIVSYTKGCNMVDATWPESEIIETPLTAAEQAGIDSAVTRAKTADVIIAVVGEDVDRVGESLSRTGLNLPGRQLKLIQALQATGKPVVMVMINGQPLTINWENKYVPAILEAWFPSVQSGQVIAETLFGDNNPGGKLAITFPKTTGQIEFNFPFKPNAQAGQGGQNSWGKTSVNGALYPFGYGLSYTKFEYSNLVVSPEKENAQGDVTVTVDITNTGLRKGDEVVQLYLKDNISSVTTYEFDLRGFERVALNPGEKKTVQFTLHPDDLALLDKNMNWTVEPGKFTVMIGASSEDIRLKREFTVE from the coding sequence CAGCAAAAAAACATCTATCACAAGGGCTGGGTTGATTTTAATAAGAATGGGAAAATGGACGTTTTTGAGGATCCTGCTCAAACCATAGAAAAACGCGTCACGGATTTGCTGAGCCAGATGACCGTTGAAGAAAAAACCTGCCAGATGGCCACGCTTTACGGTTACAAACGCGTACTGAAAGATGAGATGCCAGTTGAGCGCTGGAAAACCGAGATCTGGAAGGACGGTATTGCTAATATAGACGAAGAGCTAAATAACCTTTCTTCACATACCGACGATGCACCCACCCAATATTCATTTCCTTTCAGTAAGCATGCTTCGGCTATCAATACGATACAAAAGTGGTTTGTTGAAGAAACCCGGATGGGTATTCCGGTAGATTTTACAAACGAAGGCATTCACGGACTCAATCACGACCGGGCTACGCCGCTGCCTGCGCCCATATCCATTGGTGCTACCTGGGATAAACAACTGGTTAGAGCAGCCGGGCAAACGGTTGGCCGCGAAGCGAAAGCGCTGGGGTATACCAATGTTTATGCCCCGATACTCGACCCGGCCCGCGACCAGCGCTGGGGCCGTGTGGTAGAGTGTTATGGCGAAGATCCTTTTCATATTGCCGAACTGGGCAAGCAGATGGTGCTGGGTATCCAGGAGGAGGGAGTAGCCTCCACCCTAAAGCATTACGCCGTTTATAGTGTGCCTAAGGGGGGGCGTGATGGCAGTGCCCGCACCGATCCGCATGTGGCCCCGCGGGAGATGCACCAGATCTACCTGTATCCATTTCGCCGGGTGATCCAGGAAGCGCACCCTATGGGTGTAATGAGCAGTTATAATGATTGGGATGGTGTCCCCATCACAGGCAGTTATTACTTTTTGACGGAGCTGCTGCGGCAGCAATTTGGTTTCGATGGATATGTGGTATCCGATAGTGAAGCAGTTGAATTCTTGTATTCCAAGCACCATGTGGCGGGCGACTATAAAGAAGCCGTACGCCAGGCGGTTGAGGCCGGGCTGAACGTGCGTACAAATTTTACCATGCCCCAAACCTTTATACTCCCCCTGCGCGAATTGATCAAAGAGAACAAAATTTCCATGAAGGTGATTGACAGCCGGGTGGGCGATGTGCTGAAGGTAAAGTTCAGATTGGGTTTGTTTGATAGCCCTTATGTAAAAGACCCGAAAGCCGCCGATAAACTGGTGCACACCGCGGCGGATCAAGAGATGAGCCTGAAGATGAACCGTGAAAGCATGGTGCTGCTAAAAAATGCCGGTGAATTGTTGCCGCTGGATAAAAACAAATACAAAAACATCCTGGTGACTGGTCCGCTTGCCGTGGAGAGTAATTATGCGATCAGTCGCTATGGTCCCTCGCACAACCCCGTGACCAGTGTATTGGATGGGATTAAAAACTATGTAGGCAAGAACGCTATCGTAAGCTATACTAAAGGCTGCAACATGGTAGATGCTACCTGGCCGGAAAGTGAGATCATCGAAACCCCGCTGACTGCTGCGGAGCAGGCAGGGATCGATTCGGCTGTTACCAGGGCAAAGACAGCTGATGTGATCATCGCCGTTGTGGGCGAGGATGTGGATAGGGTAGGCGAGAGCCTGTCGCGTACCGGGCTCAATTTGCCGGGCAGGCAGCTCAAACTTATCCAGGCATTGCAGGCCACAGGCAAGCCGGTTGTAATGGTGATGATCAACGGGCAGCCACTTACCATTAATTGGGAAAATAAATATGTACCTGCTATTTTGGAGGCCTGGTTCCCGAGTGTGCAAAGCGGGCAGGTGATTGCCGAAACCTTGTTTGGTGATAATAATCCCGGCGGTAAACTGGCTATTACTTTTCCTAAAACTACCGGGCAAATTGAGTTTAACTTTCCGTTTAAACCCAATGCACAGGCGGGGCAGGGCGGCCAGAATAGTTGGGGCAAAACCAGTGTAAACGGCGCGCTGTATCCTTTCGGTTACGGATTGAGTTATACCAAATTCGAATATAGTAACCTGGTTGTATCACCCGAAAAAGAGAACGCTCAGGGAGATGTCACCGTAACGGTTGATATTACCAATACCGGCCTGCGCAAAGGCGACGAGGTAGTGCAGCTTTATCTTAAGGATAATATAAGCAGCGTAACCACGTACGAATTCGATCTGCGGGGATTTGAACGCGTTGCCCTTAATCCGGGTGAGAAGAAAACGGTGCAATTCACGCTGCATCCCGACGACCTGGCATTGCTGGATAAGAATATGAACTGGACGGTAGAACCCGGCAAATTTACGGTGATGATAGGCGCATCGTCAGAAGACATCAGGTTGAAGAGGGAATTTACAGTGGAATAG